One Nicotiana tomentosiformis chromosome 4, ASM39032v3, whole genome shotgun sequence genomic window carries:
- the LOC104111049 gene encoding transmembrane emp24 domain-containing protein p24delta9-like: MIPTLPIILILMFLARQIQSVQFEVLSGHTKCIAEDIKSHSMTVGKYHIVNPNDGHPLPDTHKVTVRVTSTYGNTYHYSDNVPEGHFAFETTEAGDYMACFYAADHKPPITLTVDFDWKSGVAAKDWTSVAKKGSVELMELELKKMYEHVQNIHDEMFYLREREEEMQELNRSTNSKMAWMTGLSIFVCLSVAWLQLWHLKTFFEKKKLI, encoded by the exons ATGATTCCCACGTTGCCGATAATTCTAATCTTGATGTTCTTGGCGAGGCAAATACAGTCAGTGCAATTCGAGGTGTTATCGGGTCACACAAAATGCATAGCAGAAGACATAAAGAGTCATTCCATGACTGTTGGCAAGTACCATATTGTCAATCCCAATGATGGCCATCCTTTACCTGATACTCACAAAGTCACCGTTAGG GTGACATCTACATACGGGAATACCTATCACTATTCGGACAATGTGCCTGAGGGGCATTTTGCTTTTGAAACTACGGAAGCTGGAGATTATATGGCGTGCTTCTATGCTGCTGACCATAAGCCCCCTATTACTCTGACTGTCGATTTTGATTGGAAATCTGGTGTAGCTGCTAAGGACTGGACCAGTGTAGCTAAGAAAGGTTCTGTTGAA CTAATGGAATTAGAATTGAAGAAGATGTACGAACATGTTCAAAACATCCATGATGAGATGTTTTATCTCCGCGAAAG GGAGGAAGAAATGCAAGAACTTAACAGATCAACCAACTCCAAAATGGCTTGGATGACTGGCCTGTCAATCTTTGTATGCTTATCTGTGGCATGGTTGCAGTTGTGGCATTTGAAAACCTTTTTCGAAAAGAAGAAGCTAATTTAA
- the LOC104111050 gene encoding uncharacterized protein, protein MSSSSESPQIHEQNPHSTTVPQTKTPGTENNPKTQDEIHEKDTILEKKEKEEEDDEEGECGFCLYMKAGGCKDTFIEWEKCVEKGETNKENIAKKCFEVTSALQKCMEAHSEYYAPILQVEKDIEAKVIKEREKELTENKESVSMEIGSGEGSSSFDQNEG, encoded by the coding sequence ATGTCTTCTTCTTCAGAATCCCCACAAATCCACGAACAAAATCCCCACTCCACCACCGTCCCTCAAACCAAAACCCCCGGAACCGAGAACAATCCAAAAACCCAAGACGAAATTCATGAAAAGGACACCATTttggagaaaaaagaaaaagaagaagaggatgACGAAGAAGGAGAATGTGGGTTCTGTTTGTATATGAAAGCGGGTGGCTGCAAAGACACTTTTATCGAATGGGAGAAATGCGTTGAAAAAGGTGAAACGAACAAAGAAAACATTGCGAAAAAGTGTTTTGAAGTCACTTCTGCTTTGCAGAAATGTATGGAGGCACATTCGGAATATTACGCCCCAATTTTGCAGGTAGAGAAAGATATAGAGGCAAAGGTTATTAAGGAACGCGAGAAGGAGCTAACTGAGAACAAGGAATCAGTGTCAATGGAGATTGGATCTGGAGAGGGTTCAAGTAGTTTTGACCAAAACGAGGGCTAG
- the LOC138909560 gene encoding uncharacterized protein: MKAPMPKPPPPYPQRLAKKNGENQFKKFIDMMKSFSINVLLVEDLEQMPGYAKFMKDLVTKKRSMNFETIKVTHQVSVIMNSMAPKLKDPGAFTIPCTIGNDEFAKSLCDLGASINLMPYSVFKTLGIGQPRHTSMRLQMVDLTMKRPLWVIKDVLV, from the coding sequence ATGAAGGCACCaatgcctaagccacctcctccgtatcctcaaaggctcgcgaagaaaaatggcgagaatcaatttaaaaagttcattgatatgatgaagagtttCTCAATAAATGTGCTATTAGTTGAAGacttggagcaaatgcccggatatgcaaagtttatgaaggacttggtgactaAGAAGcgatcgatgaattttgaaactatcaaagtcactcaccaagtgagtgtAATTATGAattcgatggctcctaagttaaaagatcccggtgctttcacaatcccttgcaccatTGGAAATGACGAGTTTGCAAaatctctttgtgatcttggggcaagtattaatttgatgccctattcggttttcaagacattgggaattgggcaaccaagacacacatctatgagattacaaatggtcgatcttacaatgaagagaccgttgtgGGTGATTAAGGATGTATTGGTTTga